The DNA segment GAGCCTTCACCGACACTATTACCTTCACGCAAATGGGCAAAGGGACCGATTTTGGCGCGGGCGGCAATGATTGAGTCATTGACATGGGAGTTTACAACAGAAGCACCTTCACCAATTTTGGTTTTGCCTTTGATCACGCTATAGGGTCCGATAACACAGCTTTCGCCGATTTCGACTGGACCTGTGATGTAGCAGCCGGGCATGACAACTGTTTCCTGCCCAATTTTAACTTCGGGAGCGATCCAGGTGGACGCCGGATCAATAATGGTGACGCCGCTTTCAAGGGCCAGTCTCGTTAGAGTAATGTCTCTGAGATGTCGAGCAGCATCAGCCAACTCCACCCGACTATTTACTCCAGCGACTTCGCGCCAATCATCAAGAATGACACTGGCAGCACCTTTACCACTGTTGTAAGCCCAGGCAACCAGGTCTGTCAGATAATATTCGTTCTGATTGTTGTTGCAATTGAGTCCTTCCAGACCTTCTTTTACTTCTGGCCAGCTCAAACAATAAATACCGGTGTTGACCTCGCAAATAGCCTTTTGCTCAGCATTACAGTCTTTGTCTTCGACTACGGCTTTGACCTGCCCCTTTTGATCACGCACGATGCGACCATAGCTCTTAGGATCGTCTACTCTGGCAGTAAGGGCTGTCACAGCCGCTTTACCACTTGTATGTGCCGCAATGAGTTTGCTCAATGTCTCGGCTTGTACCACCGGCGCGTCGCCCACAGTGACCACAACGACACCTTTAAAATTATCTTTGACCAATTGCGGCGCCACTTGCAAAACAGCGTGTCCAGTGCCTTTTTGTGGCTCCTGTAAATGACAGCTATAAGAGACCGCAGGAGTATTTTGAGCGACAAATTCTTTGACAATATCAGCCTGATGGCCCACTACAAGATGGACATGCTCCACGCCGCAAGCCTGGGCTTGATCAATGACGCGGGTGATGATTGCTTTGCCCATGACTTCATGCAACATCTTAGGCCGGGCGGACTTCATGCGCTTACCCTGACCAGCAGCCAAAATTATTGCTCGCACTGATGCCATGACAAAATCTCCCTCAAAATGATCGTTCAGGTTAGCACGAGAACGGCTCCAGGAGTACAAAGTAGTTAGATAAACGAAAAGAGCTTCCTGACGGAAGCTCTTTTACTTAAATGTTCGCAGAGCTGGTGCTGACCCAACAAGCTCAATCCCTTGTGCTTCTCGACCGGAGTGTCTGCGATGTCGATAAGATAGTTTTACCCGATAGAACTGATTTTCGCCTGGCTTTAACCTTTCGTTTATTATGCGTGTAAACAATCGTGCATACTTTATTGGTCCACAATATCATCTAAATAAATCCGGCGCTCGCTGTCTGGTAACAGGCAAAGCTGTGGAATATAGGCTTTAGTAGTAGGTAAGATAGACGGAAGGGTCGGCTAAATGTTGCCACCAGGTAGACAACGGAGATACGTCCAACCTTTGCAAAATTCTTGTATTAAAGTGCTTATCAGACTATTGACTACGCTTTTGTTCATTACCAGCGCGGTCAGCCCGGCGCTGGCCCAGAGACCAATTGCACGCTCAGGGTCAGTTGCGCAAAACGGTGTCTACCCCGAATTCAGAAGCAAATTTGGCGTCATTAGATGGGTCAAAGAGCAAATGCCCCTTAAGGTTTATATCAGCCAGGGACTGACTCTCGACAGCCTGCTCGATCCGCAACTGGGCGCCCCTTATACCAATATCGACAACCTGGCAGGTTGGCCTGGGCTTGTTGCCTCAGTTGTGCAAAACCAAAAACAATGGCGCTCTCTCAACCGAGCCGAAGGTTTTTTACCGGGTCACTATCAAGCCGCACTTGAGGGTATTGGCGCCTGGAAAGTATTTCAAAACGAAGGAATTATCAGCTACGACCTGACAAGCGATCCCCAGGAAGCAGATATTTACGTGTTTTTTACCAAACAATTCGTAGATAAATTAGGCATGGCGCTTTTTGCCAATGACATTAGGGGCTATACCTCCAAAACAAACTTTAGCTACAAAGCAGTTATGTCTGGCGCCAAAGCGAATTTCAAACCAGTGGTAATTATTTTGCGCACCACAGACGCTCATGGTGCTCCCATGACCCTGGGCCGCATGAAAGCAGCTGCCACCCATGAATTTGGTCATGCCCTGGGCATTGAAGGACACAGCACCAACCCTCAAGACTTGATGAGTATGTATTATGGACGCGGTGTAATCTCACCAAATGATGCCGCCACGCTCCGCTACCTATACCGTTTACAGCCTGACTTGATTCCCTGACGGCGATAAAGATGCCGCCAAAAGACGACGACTACGACCCATTTAACCGCAATCGACAAAGTGACGATGACTTTGTCGATTTTAGAAATAACATCAATACAGATAGCGCAAATACGACTCCATCCACGCGTTATTCACGCGGTGCTAGGAGACCGGCTAGTGGCTCTGCCGCCAGGAGAGCCTCTGCCATGCGCGGCGGTAAAGAGCGCTCGCCTTTTGCCAGCTTTGATGAAGACCAAAAAGAAGAAAAAGGCGAAAAGAAAAAACGCAAAGTCAGAGTAATCAAACTAGTCAGCAATGAAATGCTCTGTCTGGCTATCATCTTTGCCATGATCGCTGTATTTAACTGGCTATCGAGCGATTACACAGGCGAATACGTAACGATGAATCGCCAGCTTGGTATGGTTAAACTCTCACTGGTCAGACGCGCAGCCACTGTAGAAGGCTCGCTAATTTACGGTCACAGCCCCAATCTAGAACTAGTAGGTAAAGCCGATCCTACTAAGCCCAATGTACGAATGGAATTTGCCACAAACGAGCAATGGGAGATGATGGGACGCCCAGCCCGCAAAGCGGTGTTTTTAGGCAAAATCACTAGCTCGGCAGCAGTTGGCACCATCATCGATACCGAGGGTAAATACAAAGTCAAACTAGAAAAAAACGTCCTAGCTTCTGTTTTCAGACAGCTGCAAGTACATTTGCCGATTATACCGGTTTCGCGGCCGCCCACTTTCTTTGATGAACGTCAGTACCGGGAGAAAAGTCCAATCCAGGGGCGTGGACCAAATCGATAACGGTAGCAGCTGGTGGACAAAACAAACGGATATTGCTGCGAGGATCGGCGCCCAGTCCGCGGCTAATATGAAAGGCCGTACCACCCTTTTTGATTAAACCACTGGCTTCGCCACGGGGTAGCTCAGAATCAGTAATGAGAGCTCCATAGCCTGGTAAGCGGATTTGTCCACCATGGGTATGTCCACCAAAGGCCAGGTCAAAACCAGCATCGACAATGGCATCCAGACGCCTTGGCAAATGGAAGAGCGCCAGTTTAAGAGCATGGGCAGGAGCTTTTGTCATAAGCACGTCAAGCTCTTCTTTTTTGATGCCGGGATAATCGATACCGACTAAAAATAGATTAGCGTTCTCGATATATTCGCACTCATTAAAGAGCACCTTAAATCCAGCCTTGGCCAGAGCCTGACAGTGCGGTGTCACATCTTTTTTAGCTGGCGGATGTCTGAGCTTTTTGATTACACGACCAAGAGTCTTGTTGAGGATAGTGTAATCATAATAGTCATGATTACCCATAACCGCATAAGCACCCAACCTTGGTTTACGCGTCAAAAGCGACTCACCATATTTGATACCATCGTTAAACTCAAAAACATCACCGGTCAAAATAACCAGATCATAGTCATCATCAGTTATCTTTTGGATAAAGCGGACTTTTTCGAGGTCATGACCGCCTATATGCAGATCCGAGATATGCAAAATCTTGAGACTGGTTGTGAGGGGATCTGCTGTACCCTCATCGGAGCCTGTATAGACTGTCAGACGCTCAAGACGATAACGTCTCGGCTCAACTTTTGTGCCATATAAAAACAATGCCAGACCAGCCAGGCCCAGGGCAGATACTGACCAGCCTATGACTTTAGCTGTTGAGTTTTTCTTTTTAGGCAAGACAGCTTTGAGCTTACTCTTCTGGCTGGAGCGCTTGCGCAGCTCCTTAAAGAGCAAAGTCAAAAGGTACCAGGCAATTTTTGTTTGCATAACTACTCAGGATACTGTTAAACCAGGTTGCGCTCATACTCGTCAAAAGCATCCACAGTGACAAACTCACGCTCTTTGACAGTGGCTGGTGCTTTGCTTGCACTATCTGGAGCAACAAGAGTGTTACTGAGCCAGCGGAAGGGAAAGCCTAAGCCAATCAAGGCCAGAGCCGAAAGGATGTCGTATGGTACTGGATACCAGGTCATATTGCGCGCCAACTCAAATACCCAGGGCTGCCAGGCCAGAGCTGCCGAGTTGCCGTTGACCAGATACGAGACCAGTACTGAGCCAAAAAGAAACATCAAACCGGTCAGGTGGGTGACAGTCAGACCGGCAAAAACAGCCAGACTCTGACTAACAGTTGTGCGTCTGCCGCGAGTAATCATGCCACTGACCCAGGCAGTGGGCATCAAAGCCAAAAGATAACCAAAACCAGGCTCATGCAGATAGCCCAGACCGCCGCCATTGGCAAATGGATGAATACCGACATAAGGACCAATCAAACCCAAAATGAGAAAGGCCAGGCACGCCAGAAGACCCTGTAGTGGTCCCAGTACATAGCCGACAAAAACAGCAGCGGGAGCTAAGGGTGAATAAAAGGTTGTACGGTAATCAGGACGAGGCTGATTTAAAACCGGAAAGAAGCCTTTGACGCGGCTTTGAGCCTGAGCGGGCAAATAATCCACTGCAATCTGCACTTTGTTAAAGGCAAAAGCGGAGATATTGCGCTGCGAAGCAATCGGCACTTCGATGGCAGTAAAAGCAGCTAAAAACAGCACGATTACGGATAGCAGAGTCAAAATGGTTTGACCCAGGGACGAACGCCGTTTAATACGCGGTACTGAATTTTGTCCGACTAAGCGCAACTTTGCCTCGATGTCACAGTTACTCCTGAGACCTGTCTATTTTGATCTTCTTGCTTATGACAAGTCAAGTCCAAGCATATCTAATGCATGGCTTTCCAAGTAAAAATCATGAAAAATAAGAAATATCACAGACAGAAGAGCCTAGGCTATATCTTCTTTAGATGCGTTTTGCACCAGCTCAGCTTGTAAATCAGGCGGGCTAAACAGCTCTTCTAAATTCGGGTAAATGATTCCCTTTTCTTTCAATCGCTTCTTAAAAGTACTAACAAAAGCATCCGATGTTAGTTTTTCGGTCCAGAGCACAATGGCGTCTTCGTCGTTATCTTGATAGTAATGGCGTCTTATACCAAGACTTCTAAAAGTGTATTTGCCATAAAGCCGCTGAGCCGAGTCATTGGAGACTCTTACTTCGAGTGTGACCCAGTCTGCGCCTACTTTACGCGCCTGTATCAGGTCATTGATGAGCAGACGCTCGCCCACATACAATCGTCTGTAATCAGGATGTACAGCCAGTGTTGTCACATGGGCTTCCTCGCCAATGAGCCAAAATCCTGAATAACCAAGGACTCTCTCACTGCCATTTTCACGGGCGGCATAGTAATAGCCAGCCGGATTTATAAGTTCATTCATAAAGGACTGACGCGTCCAGTGATGCGATCCAAAAGCCACCGGCTCGATATCCATGACCTGTTCCAGGTCGGCTATCGTGAGCGGGCTGATATCAATGACTTTCGACTCTTTCGACCGCATCGCCTTTTTTTAACGTTACTGACGCACCACGCAAATAAAGTGGCTCGACTTGCTCATAGCTATAAATCGCGGCACTCTCGCTCAAAGATAACCTAACTAATGCTAGTTTGGCTTGAATTTCGGCCATATTATTTACAGGAATGTCTTGAGCAAAGCGCAAGTAAGCAGCACTATCAAGCTCAGTAACATCCTGCCCGTTACTTACCAGCTGGTCAAAGTGCTCTTTTACACCGCTTTCGATAGCGACTTGGCAGTGCTCAAACTTCGGGCTTACAAGTAACTTAAAGGCTTCACCATAGTTAAGATAAGCTGGTGGTACAAGGGCTTTTAACTGCACGATACCAGGCAAAGCAGTTGGCTCTGGTTGATAAATAGCCAGATAGCAGTGGCTGGTGCTGGCCACTTTAACAAGTGCTGTGGCAGCGGTAGCACCTGTATTTATCACACTGGAGTAGCAAGCTGCTTCCAGACAATTGATGCCCACAAGGGGCAATTTAAAAATCTGAGCCAGGGTGCGAGCGGTCACTACAGCCACTCTCACTCCAGTAAAACCACCCGGTCCAATACCAACAGCTATAGCGGTCAAATCACGTCTGGCAATCTGGCAATCTTTGAGCAACTTATCTATAAGCGGTATCAAAAAGCTAACAGATCCCTGTCTGTCCTTGGCCTTACCAGCGTTTTTTTTGGGTGTTTTTTTGTTATTAGCTCTCTTGAGAGCCGCACTGCCAGCCTCTACAGGGGTCTTAAGGGCAGCATCCTCAATAGCGGGAGTGGCAGCGCTGGCACCGTCATTGATACCAGCAAAAACAGGCAGCGGTCCATCAAACTCAAAATCAATGCGAGCGCTAGCGATTATCTCACCAGTACCTTTTGCCCCGCGCAAAAGCGCCACCGTCAGTTCACGTCCACTGCACTCAAAAGATAAGATCAGCTGGGACATTTATTCCAGGATTTCGGCGTCTTTACTGCGCGAATGTTGACTGGCTAAAGTCGGATCATTGTTTTCGATTTCAGCCGCTTCTAGATCGGTTATGGGCTCAAAGCTATCACCATTGCGATGATCATGCTCTTCATCTTCAGCTTCGGATAAGCGCATATCGGCTAACTCTTGATCCGTCAGACCAGTGCCAATGGTCTCATCTGGCAACTTTCCCAGCTGGTCGGCCTCCGCTACCTCGGTTAAAAGATCGGGGGTAAAAACTTCCAGACCTTGCTGAGAGAGTTCCATGCCAACGTTGTCCCCAGGCACTTCTTCACCGTCCACTAGCTCTTTGTCGACCATGCTATTGGCCATCTCTTCGAGCATGGCAGGCGTTAACATGCCCTGACTCTTAAGGAAGTCCATTTGCAAGACCGCCACCATCTCCTCAGCAGTAACACCTTCAGGGAGTTGACTGGGGTCAATCATTTCAGGTGTGAGCTGCATGATGTCAAAAATTTCGGCAGGCTCGTTTTGCGGCTGAGCACGGAATACCTGTTGAATCGACTCGGCTTGAATACTGCGCAAAAGCTGGTTGAACATATTGAATGCTTCGCGTTTGTATTCCTGCAAAGGATCCTTTTGAGCGTAGGCTCTGAGCTGAATTCCTTCGCGCAACAAATCAATGTTGTGGAGGTAGTCAACCCATTTACTATCGATATTGTGCAGCAAGACTTGACGCTCAAACTCGCGCATTTCCTCGGCCCCAATATGCTCTTCTCTGACTTTGTAAGCCAGTTCCATCGCATCCCAGAGCTTTTCTTTCAGGTCGTCATAAGACAGCCCTTTGAGTTCAGTTTGTTTGATGTCGTGCATCATCGGTATGTCCATGGAGAGTGCATGCAGCACTTCCGGCAGACCATTTTCTTCAAAGAGATCAGGCGGTGAATCCGGGTCGAGGTGGGCTTCCAGAATCAAGTCCAGATGCTCCTTGAGCATATCAAGCACGTTATCGCGCAGGTCAGCTTTTTCGAGCAATCTTCTGCGCTCGCGGTAGATTACTTCACGCTGAGTACTGAGAACATCATCATACTGAAGCACGTGTTTACGCATATCAAAGTGATGCGCTTCGACTTTCTTTTGTGCGCCCTCGATAGAGTTTGAGACCATGCCTGATTCGATTGGCATGTCCTCATCGGCTTTGATCAGGTCCATCAGTTTGGAAATCGCCTGACCACCAAAGATACGCATCAATTGGTCTTCGAGAGAGAGGAAAAATCTAGTGGTACCAGGGTCACCCTGACGACCGGCACGACCGCGCAACTGGTTGTCGATACGACGAGCTTCGTGGCGCTCTGTACCGATGATATGCAGACCACCGAGTTTAGTCACTTCATCGTGCTCTTTGTCACGATCAGCTTTCATCTCTTTAGTCAGCTCTTTGACTTTCTCTTCGTATTGAGCCATGACCTCAGGATCTGAGTGGATAGCCTCATCAGGGAAGTCCTTTGCTAATTTTTCTTTGGCCAGATACTCGGCATTACCACCGAGCAAAATGTCTGTACCACGACCAGCCATGTTAGTAGCTACAGTGACTGCACCTTTGCGTCCAGCCTGAGCAACGATCATCGCTTCCTTTTCGTGATGCTTAGCATTGAGCACCGCATGTGGTATGCCCTTGCGAATAGCAGCAACCACTTTGGCAGTGCGCAGCATGCTGTAAGCACGGTCCAGCAGGTCTTCTTCTTTAGGCAGGTCTTTCTCGAGTTTTTTAACAACTTCATCGAGTTTAACTGCGTCAATTTGACCCGGACGCTCAAGAATTTTGCGCAAGGCAGCAGTTTGCTCACCATCGAGCTTGCGTCTGGTCAAGATTTCTTCAATCTTTTTAGTTTTCCAGAGCAAAAACTCATTCATCTTTTGCGGCTTACTGAGTAAGTCATCGATTAGTTCTGACTTTTCGATAGAGACCGTGCCGACCAGTACTGGACGACCGACTTCGTGCATATCGACGATTTCTTCGACCACCGAGATGTACTTCATCTGCTCAGTCTTATAGATGACATCGGGATGATCTTTGCGCTGTGAGTTTTTGTTGGTGGGAATAGTGACCACATCCAGGTTGTAAATCTTGCTAAATTCCTGGGCTTCGGTCATAGCCGTACCGGTCATACCCGCCAGTTTTGGATATAAGCGGAAAAGATTTTGATACGTTATAGAGGCATAAGTCATGGTCTCTTCTTGTATCGGCACGCGC comes from the Candidatus Obscuribacter sp. genome and includes:
- the glmU gene encoding bifunctional UDP-N-acetylglucosamine diphosphorylase/glucosamine-1-phosphate N-acetyltransferase GlmU, which gives rise to MRAIILAAGQGKRMKSARPKMLHEVMGKAIITRVIDQAQACGVEHVHLVVGHQADIVKEFVAQNTPAVSYSCHLQEPQKGTGHAVLQVAPQLVKDNFKGVVVVTVGDAPVVQAETLSKLIAAHTSGKAAVTALTARVDDPKSYGRIVRDQKGQVKAVVEDKDCNAEQKAICEVNTGIYCLSWPEVKEGLEGLNCNNNQNEYYLTDLVAWAYNSGKGAASVILDDWREVAGVNSRVELADAARHLRDITLTRLALESGVTIIDPASTWIAPEVKIGQETVVMPGCYITGPVEIGESCVIGPYSVIKGKTKIGEGASVVNSHVNDSIIAARAKIGPFAHLREGNSVGEGSKIGNFVELKKATVGNHTNVGHLSYIGDTTLGNNVNIGAGTITANYDHITKRKERTTLGDGASTGSNSVLVAPVTVQEQAVVAAGTVVTKDVPAGALVVGRARQEIMEGWAEKRRAKFAKVEKTTV
- a CDS encoding matrixin family metalloprotease, with translation MPLKVYISQGLTLDSLLDPQLGAPYTNIDNLAGWPGLVASVVQNQKQWRSLNRAEGFLPGHYQAALEGIGAWKVFQNEGIISYDLTSDPQEADIYVFFTKQFVDKLGMALFANDIRGYTSKTNFSYKAVMSGAKANFKPVVIILRTTDAHGAPMTLGRMKAAATHEFGHALGIEGHSTNPQDLMSMYYGRGVISPNDAATLRYLYRLQPDLIP
- a CDS encoding metallophosphoesterase; protein product: MQTKIAWYLLTLLFKELRKRSSQKSKLKAVLPKKKNSTAKVIGWSVSALGLAGLALFLYGTKVEPRRYRLERLTVYTGSDEGTADPLTTSLKILHISDLHIGGHDLEKVRFIQKITDDDYDLVILTGDVFEFNDGIKYGESLLTRKPRLGAYAVMGNHDYYDYTILNKTLGRVIKKLRHPPAKKDVTPHCQALAKAGFKVLFNECEYIENANLFLVGIDYPGIKKEELDVLMTKAPAHALKLALFHLPRRLDAIVDAGFDLAFGGHTHGGQIRLPGYGALITDSELPRGEASGLIKKGGTAFHISRGLGADPRSNIRLFCPPAATVIDLVHAPGLDFSPGTDVHQRKWAAAKPV
- a CDS encoding biotin transporter BioY translates to MTLLSVIVLFLAAFTAIEVPIASQRNISAFAFNKVQIAVDYLPAQAQSRVKGFFPVLNQPRPDYRTTFYSPLAPAAVFVGYVLGPLQGLLACLAFLILGLIGPYVGIHPFANGGGLGYLHEPGFGYLLALMPTAWVSGMITRGRRTTVSQSLAVFAGLTVTHLTGLMFLFGSVLVSYLVNGNSAALAWQPWVFELARNMTWYPVPYDILSALALIGLGFPFRWLSNTLVAPDSASKAPATVKEREFVTVDAFDEYERNLV
- the rimI gene encoding ribosomal protein S18-alanine N-acetyltransferase encodes the protein MDIEPVAFGSHHWTRQSFMNELINPAGYYYAARENGSERVLGYSGFWLIGEEAHVTTLAVHPDYRRLYVGERLLINDLIQARKVGADWVTLEVRVSNDSAQRLYGKYTFRSLGIRRHYYQDNDEDAIVLWTEKLTSDAFVSTFKKRLKEKGIIYPNLEELFSPPDLQAELVQNASKEDIA
- the tsaB gene encoding tRNA (adenosine(37)-N6)-threonylcarbamoyltransferase complex dimerization subunit type 1 TsaB — encoded protein: MSQLILSFECSGRELTVALLRGAKGTGEIIASARIDFEFDGPLPVFAGINDGASAATPAIEDAALKTPVEAGSAALKRANNKKTPKKNAGKAKDRQGSVSFLIPLIDKLLKDCQIARRDLTAIAVGIGPGGFTGVRVAVVTARTLAQIFKLPLVGINCLEAACYSSVINTGATAATALVKVASTSHCYLAIYQPEPTALPGIVQLKALVPPAYLNYGEAFKLLVSPKFEHCQVAIESGVKEHFDQLVSNGQDVTELDSAAYLRFAQDIPVNNMAEIQAKLALVRLSLSESAAIYSYEQVEPLYLRGASVTLKKGDAVERVESH
- a CDS encoding preprotein translocase subunit SecA; this translates as MSDWEDGVRGFVKKLFGDTNEKRVKLLQPYVVRANTFADDLAKLSDADLQAKTGHFKIMIENALKDVPDVKLIADDVPKMPGQVRTMKDKKLAEVLEDILPEAFAVCREAGSRVLNMRHFDVQLMGGAALHFNKIAEMRTGEGKTLVATLPTYLNALAGRGAHVVTVNDYLARRDSEWMGRLYGFLGMSTGLVYSHQPDWEKAAAYRTDITYGTNHEYGFDYLRDNMRKSLDELVQRPYYFGIVDEVDNILIDEARTPLIISGYPRDSFQELYQRMAQIAPLLERGKDKDDEDCDYFVDEKQRNVMLTERGIINGEKMLGAEDLFDMHHNYAHHLVQALRAKEIYKLDTDYVIYPNEEGKPEITIVDEFTGRMMQGRRWSDGLHQAIEAKERVPIQEETMTYASITYQNLFRLYPKLAGMTGTAMTEAQEFSKIYNLDVVTIPTNKNSQRKDHPDVIYKTEQMKYISVVEEIVDMHEVGRPVLVGTVSIEKSELIDDLLSKPQKMNEFLLWKTKKIEEILTRRKLDGEQTAALRKILERPGQIDAVKLDEVVKKLEKDLPKEEDLLDRAYSMLRTAKVVAAIRKGIPHAVLNAKHHEKEAMIVAQAGRKGAVTVATNMAGRGTDILLGGNAEYLAKEKLAKDFPDEAIHSDPEVMAQYEEKVKELTKEMKADRDKEHDEVTKLGGLHIIGTERHEARRIDNQLRGRAGRQGDPGTTRFFLSLEDQLMRIFGGQAISKLMDLIKADEDMPIESGMVSNSIEGAQKKVEAHHFDMRKHVLQYDDVLSTQREVIYRERRRLLEKADLRDNVLDMLKEHLDLILEAHLDPDSPPDLFEENGLPEVLHALSMDIPMMHDIKQTELKGLSYDDLKEKLWDAMELAYKVREEHIGAEEMREFERQVLLHNIDSKWVDYLHNIDLLREGIQLRAYAQKDPLQEYKREAFNMFNQLLRSIQAESIQQVFRAQPQNEPAEIFDIMQLTPEMIDPSQLPEGVTAEEMVAVLQMDFLKSQGMLTPAMLEEMANSMVDKELVDGEEVPGDNVGMELSQQGLEVFTPDLLTEVAEADQLGKLPDETIGTGLTDQELADMRLSEAEDEEHDHRNGDSFEPITDLEAAEIENNDPTLASQHSRSKDAEILE